A region of Paenibacillus sp. JNUCC-31 DNA encodes the following proteins:
- a CDS encoding LysR family transcriptional regulator has protein sequence MELRQLKTFRTVATTLNFTRAAEVLNYVPSNVTMQIKALEDELGVRLFDRLGKQLALTNAGIRFLTHVQDILNQLDEARSMVLDDENLSGTLTISANEVLCAYRLPVVFHLFRSRHPGVRLIFRSVPNQQLKQTLFDGTADVVFMLDESIRSGGLTVEPLVEETFRLYAAPDHPLTKRSVLQLEDFHSEVFLTNEKGCTYRTMFDRGFEKEGMDSITYLEFQNAEAIKQCAITGIGIAFLPEMTVSAEVARGELVALPWEIPDLHVHTQMLWHKDKWISPIILFFIEAAREVIGVTEHH, from the coding sequence ATGGAACTACGCCAACTGAAAACATTTCGCACAGTTGCAACCACATTAAATTTTACGCGGGCTGCGGAAGTGCTGAATTATGTTCCCTCGAATGTCACGATGCAAATCAAAGCATTGGAGGATGAACTTGGCGTTCGTCTTTTTGATCGCCTCGGCAAACAACTTGCGCTTACAAATGCGGGTATACGATTTTTAACGCATGTCCAGGACATTCTTAACCAGTTGGACGAAGCTCGCAGCATGGTTCTGGACGATGAGAATCTAAGCGGTACTCTGACCATCAGTGCCAATGAGGTTCTATGCGCTTATCGACTTCCTGTTGTCTTTCATCTGTTTCGTTCGCGTCATCCGGGAGTGCGTCTCATTTTTCGTTCCGTTCCCAATCAACAGCTTAAGCAAACGCTCTTTGATGGCACTGCGGATGTCGTCTTTATGTTGGATGAATCCATTCGTTCAGGCGGCCTGACCGTGGAACCGTTGGTAGAAGAAACGTTCCGCCTTTACGCTGCTCCGGACCATCCGCTCACGAAACGAAGCGTGCTGCAACTGGAGGATTTTCATAGCGAAGTGTTCCTGACAAATGAAAAGGGCTGTACGTACCGCACCATGTTTGACCGGGGATTCGAGAAAGAAGGTATGGATAGCATTACGTATTTGGAGTTTCAAAATGCTGAGGCTATTAAACAATGTGCCATAACGGGAATCGGCATCGCCTTTCTTCCTGAAATGACAGTAAGTGCTGAAGTTGCACGGGGCGAGCTTGTTGCGCTTCCGTGGGAAATACCGGACTTGCATGTGCATACTCAGATGTTGTGGCACAAGGACAAATGGATCTCGCCAATCATTTTGTTTTTCATAGAAGCAGCCAGGGAAGTTATTGGTGTGACAGAACATCATTGA
- a CDS encoding winged helix-turn-helix transcriptional regulator, whose protein sequence is MQEPIKVYNTAVEALLDVIGGKWKPVILFHLTFGKKRNGELLKLIPAITQKMLTQQLNELIEAGIILRISHHQIPPKVEYELTDYGWSLKEILHLMCRWGDMHVEKVYGDRGKILFKPPTSND, encoded by the coding sequence ATGCAGGAACCCATCAAAGTATACAACACTGCAGTCGAGGCTCTTCTTGATGTAATTGGCGGCAAGTGGAAGCCAGTTATTCTATTCCATCTTACTTTTGGTAAGAAGCGTAATGGGGAATTGTTGAAGCTGATCCCCGCCATTACACAGAAGATGTTGACACAGCAACTCAATGAATTAATAGAGGCAGGAATCATCTTACGCATCTCACATCACCAAATTCCGCCAAAGGTGGAGTATGAATTAACGGATTATGGGTGGAGTTTGAAAGAGATTCTTCATCTCATGTGCAGATGGGGGGATATGCATGTGGAAAAAGTTTATGGTGATCGAGGGAAGATTCTATTCAAGCCTCCAACCTCTAATGATTGA
- a CDS encoding SDR family oxidoreductase, which translates to MKPEQSVPQYTALVIGAAGVIGRNLIDHLMTLPEWDIIGVSRRGGKDASGLRYISADLLNEADTQAKLSDLTTVTHIFYAAYQDRPTWAELVEPNLAMLVHVVNAIEPIAPNLQHISLMQGYKVYGAHLGPFKTPARETDAYHMPPEFNVDQQRFLEERQPASNWTWSALRPSVVCGFALGNPMNLAMVIGMYASISKELGLPLRFPGKPGAYHSLLEMTDASLLARATVWAATSPRCANQAFNITNGDLFRWNELWPKIADFFELETAPPLTLSLATVMADKEVLWNSMIEKYGLMNNSYESVSSWAFGDFVFSWDYDFFADGSKARRFGFHEFIDTETMFMDIFTNLRERKIIP; encoded by the coding sequence ATGAAACCCGAACAATCTGTTCCCCAATATACTGCCCTTGTCATCGGTGCTGCAGGAGTCATTGGAAGAAATCTGATTGATCATCTTATGACCCTTCCCGAATGGGATATCATTGGCGTATCCCGCCGTGGAGGCAAAGATGCTTCAGGTTTACGTTATATTTCGGCCGATTTACTGAACGAAGCGGATACTCAAGCAAAACTGAGCGATTTAACGACGGTTACTCATATTTTCTATGCTGCTTATCAGGATCGCCCGACTTGGGCCGAATTGGTGGAACCGAACCTGGCGATGCTCGTCCATGTGGTCAATGCAATTGAACCAATCGCCCCCAACCTGCAACATATCAGTCTGATGCAGGGTTATAAGGTGTATGGCGCACATCTAGGCCCCTTCAAAACACCTGCAAGGGAAACGGATGCTTATCATATGCCGCCTGAATTCAATGTGGATCAGCAACGGTTTCTTGAGGAACGCCAGCCAGCAAGCAACTGGACCTGGTCAGCCTTGCGCCCTTCTGTTGTATGCGGATTTGCTCTTGGTAATCCAATGAACCTTGCGATGGTAATTGGAATGTATGCTTCTATCTCGAAAGAGCTTGGCTTGCCGCTTCGCTTTCCCGGAAAACCGGGAGCTTACCATTCCTTGCTCGAAATGACCGATGCATCGCTGCTCGCTCGGGCGACCGTCTGGGCAGCAACCAGTCCGCGCTGTGCCAATCAGGCGTTTAACATTACCAACGGCGATCTGTTTCGCTGGAATGAACTCTGGCCCAAAATTGCCGACTTTTTCGAATTGGAAACAGCCCCTCCATTGACCCTTTCGCTTGCAACCGTAATGGCCGATAAAGAAGTCCTGTGGAATTCGATGATTGAGAAGTATGGCTTAATGAATAATTCCTATGAATCCGTCTCTTCATGGGCATTCGGTGACTTTGTTTTCTCATGGGATTATGATTTCTTCGCAGATGGCTCCAAAGCGCGCCGGTTCGGCTTTCATGAATTCATTGACACAGAAACGATGTTTATGGATATATTTACAAATTTAAGAGAACGCAAGATCATTCCGTAA
- a CDS encoding response regulator transcription factor, translating to MLKVLLVDDEMYVRKGMHELINWDELHMEIIGEAENGLEALNMVECLQPDVVITDIRMPILDGLELIRAVEKLPHLEPVFIIISGYHDFKYAQQAIKYGVHDYILKPIDDEEMTATLQKSAQMICNKRKHILLAEEQACSIMLVDIIKGQVRKEDEHRYAEVLGINRKSSLLMALIELQTGLDKRKVTIEQLREALHALEDDYSTMFVIEQQRGRFRLLLLWNEHEYDGENPVLRDKLLGIHLALSDRLKLDIGLYAGTLVKELGDVPQSNQEAEEAARHKFAEEGGVVQYAEIRDKPLYVFNVYQDEVDQLILSLEEGNRPAYHKIVEDKFKLFQVNRFSPQAVTGSLMRSITGILAVAKEMGGNDEGLQQLKELAQQSHEGWNLRLLKDAFLIALEEAENYISLLRSEQSKGDIHKIKRYIDAHYTENISLKSIAALFYMNPVYLGRLFRKSYNFYFNEYLLSLRIQEAKKLLRQTDLRMYEVAARVGFQNADYFVTQFEKLVKFSPTEYRNRIKGNDQRGAR from the coding sequence ATGTTAAAAGTACTTTTGGTAGACGACGAGATGTATGTTCGAAAGGGGATGCATGAACTCATTAACTGGGATGAGCTTCATATGGAGATTATCGGAGAAGCAGAGAACGGACTTGAGGCACTGAATATGGTGGAATGCCTGCAACCTGACGTAGTCATTACGGATATACGGATGCCAATTCTGGATGGACTGGAACTTATACGTGCCGTAGAGAAATTGCCACATCTGGAGCCTGTGTTCATTATCATTAGTGGTTATCATGACTTCAAGTATGCCCAGCAGGCCATCAAGTACGGCGTTCATGACTATATCCTGAAGCCCATTGATGATGAAGAAATGACGGCGACGTTACAGAAGTCGGCTCAGATGATATGCAATAAAAGAAAACATATCCTTTTGGCAGAGGAACAGGCCTGCAGCATCATGCTGGTAGACATAATCAAAGGTCAGGTCCGGAAGGAAGATGAACATCGGTATGCCGAGGTGCTCGGGATCAATCGTAAATCCAGTCTGCTCATGGCTCTTATTGAACTTCAGACGGGATTAGACAAAAGAAAAGTCACCATTGAACAACTACGTGAAGCGCTGCATGCTCTGGAGGATGATTACTCCACTATGTTCGTTATTGAGCAACAGCGCGGCAGATTTCGCCTGTTGCTGCTGTGGAATGAGCATGAATACGACGGTGAGAACCCAGTGCTCAGGGACAAGCTTCTTGGCATTCATCTGGCGCTGAGCGATCGACTTAAACTGGACATCGGTCTTTACGCAGGGACCCTTGTAAAAGAATTAGGCGATGTCCCGCAATCCAATCAGGAGGCAGAAGAAGCGGCCAGGCATAAATTTGCAGAAGAGGGTGGTGTCGTGCAGTATGCGGAGATCAGGGATAAACCGCTGTACGTTTTCAATGTATATCAGGACGAGGTAGATCAATTAATCTTGAGCTTGGAAGAAGGGAATCGGCCTGCTTACCATAAGATTGTAGAGGATAAGTTCAAATTGTTTCAAGTTAATCGATTCTCACCTCAGGCTGTAACTGGGTCTCTTATGCGCTCTATAACGGGCATTTTGGCTGTGGCCAAAGAAATGGGCGGGAATGATGAAGGGTTGCAGCAACTGAAAGAGTTGGCGCAACAAAGTCATGAAGGCTGGAATTTACGGTTATTGAAGGATGCTTTTCTAATCGCACTCGAGGAAGCCGAGAATTATATCTCCCTTTTACGAAGTGAGCAGTCCAAAGGGGATATTCACAAGATCAAGCGATATATTGATGCACATTATACCGAAAACATCAGTCTCAAAAGCATTGCTGCGCTGTTCTACATGAATCCCGTCTATCTTGGACGATTATTTCGCAAAAGCTACAACTTTTATTTTAATGAGTATCTGCTCAGCCTGCGCATCCAGGAAGCGAAGAAATTGTTGCGCCAGACGGACCTGAGAATGTACGAGGTCGCTGCACGTGTAGGATTTCAGAATGCGGATTATTTTGTAACGCAGTTTGAGAAGCTTGTTAAGTTTTCTCCTACAGAATATCGTAATCGGATTAAGGGAAATGACCAGCGAGGTGCACGATGA
- a CDS encoding sensor histidine kinase: protein MKRWNLNYMKLRDKLLLMYVLSVFIPIVVTNVVFYNVTTNNIRSQKTRDAGMALNNLKNDLRVTIDQGVGLTYSLYADPVFNDTLSRQFQSHFEYITAYNSYLKGEFSGQLSEGIRWYQVYTDNPTILSSGYIERLNDAVRSSNWYVQFQANSAPYPALIAADQMLSLIQRMDNFDTGDVEQLLKIDLNMDLIKEHFHNSGFDGNVYLLDPQGHIQLSNDPTAEQSQIGKRYSEIQFPNKTIPFELTYTGINYLEGWSLQGVMDEEIVLQEVRKSRSFVVWLACINFVLPTVIIAAMSRSIHVRLVRILKHMKKVKTQNFQTIPPEDARDEIGQLTMEFNRMTETIHNLIHEVYLTDIQKKDLELKQQQAQLHALHSQINPHFLFNTLESVRMRSLIKGEKETAKMVHNMAKMFRKSISWNQNDVTVKEELELIESFLQIQKYRFGEKLQYSIEADPAVLMCLIPKMVILPFVENASIHGIESSPGVGVIHLLVSIEHDQLQIRLTDNGIGMSPARLEELLTYLAQDTDMGEHVGMKNAYSRLKLCYQDRFSFEIQTWEGEGTHIQIKLPLDHGALQDD, encoded by the coding sequence ATGAAACGATGGAACCTGAATTATATGAAGCTTCGGGACAAGCTACTGCTCATGTACGTCCTGTCCGTGTTCATCCCTATCGTCGTCACCAATGTGGTGTTCTACAACGTGACCACGAATAATATTCGCAGTCAGAAAACCCGTGATGCCGGCATGGCCTTAAACAATCTGAAGAACGACCTGCGCGTAACCATTGATCAGGGTGTTGGCTTGACCTATTCGTTATATGCTGATCCTGTATTCAATGACACACTCTCCCGACAGTTCCAAAGTCATTTCGAGTATATCACTGCCTATAATTCGTATCTAAAAGGGGAATTCTCCGGTCAGTTGAGTGAGGGAATTCGCTGGTATCAAGTATATACCGATAATCCGACCATTTTATCGTCCGGTTATATTGAACGCTTAAATGATGCCGTTCGAAGCTCCAACTGGTATGTCCAGTTTCAGGCAAACTCCGCGCCTTACCCGGCACTGATTGCAGCGGATCAGATGTTAAGTCTGATTCAACGAATGGACAATTTTGATACCGGTGATGTAGAGCAGTTGCTCAAAATTGACCTGAACATGGATTTGATCAAAGAACACTTTCACAACAGTGGTTTTGACGGAAACGTGTATTTGCTTGATCCGCAAGGGCACATCCAGCTCTCAAATGATCCGACAGCAGAACAATCCCAGATAGGGAAACGTTACAGCGAGATCCAGTTTCCGAACAAAACGATTCCGTTTGAACTTACGTATACAGGCATTAACTATCTGGAGGGCTGGTCGTTGCAAGGGGTCATGGATGAAGAGATTGTATTACAGGAGGTTCGCAAGTCCCGCTCCTTTGTCGTATGGCTTGCTTGCATTAATTTTGTCTTGCCTACCGTCATTATCGCGGCCATGTCCAGATCCATTCATGTCAGACTGGTGCGGATTCTTAAACATATGAAAAAAGTGAAAACACAGAATTTTCAGACCATTCCCCCTGAAGACGCAAGAGATGAGATTGGTCAGCTCACGATGGAATTCAATCGAATGACCGAGACGATCCATAACCTGATCCATGAGGTATATCTGACGGACATTCAGAAGAAAGACTTGGAGTTAAAACAACAGCAAGCACAGCTTCATGCACTCCATAGTCAAATCAATCCGCATTTTCTATTTAATACCCTTGAATCGGTACGGATGCGGAGTCTCATCAAAGGCGAGAAGGAGACAGCTAAAATGGTGCACAACATGGCCAAAATGTTTCGCAAATCGATCAGCTGGAACCAGAATGATGTGACGGTGAAGGAAGAATTGGAACTCATTGAGAGTTTTTTGCAAATTCAGAAATACCGCTTTGGAGAAAAACTCCAATACAGCATTGAAGCAGATCCTGCGGTACTGATGTGCCTGATCCCCAAGATGGTTATCCTTCCATTTGTTGAGAATGCAAGTATTCATGGCATTGAATCATCTCCGGGGGTAGGCGTAATTCATCTACTCGTTTCTATTGAACATGACCAGCTCCAAATCAGACTAACAGATAACGGTATAGGTATGTCACCAGCCAGATTGGAAGAGTTGCTGACCTACCTGGCTCAGGACACAGATATGGGAGAGCATGTCGGCATGAAGAATGCGTATAGTCGCTTAAAGCTATGCTACCAGGATCGCTTTTCTTTCGAAATCCAGACATGGGAAGGAGAAGGAACGCATATCCAGATTAAGCTGCCGCTTGATCATGGGGCACTGCAAGACGACTGA
- a CDS encoding ABC transporter substrate-binding protein encodes MFRKKAFVTSLAILLAVTLAGCNKAGPESSTPDSNDNTPVTFKYFTFGGGKKDILASSTTIGKKLQEQTGVDWKMEYLVGDGATKAGVMIASGDYPDIIDSSGEMAKLMDAGSFIPLDELIEQYGPNIKRVYGPYMDKFRQEDGKIYFLPYTANIGYVSEPNFQTGFYIQRAVLKEFNYPKIKTLDEYFDLIEQYKQKYPQIDGKETIGFATLAGESGSFFTLLNPAMHLAGYPNDGSVMVDMQSHEAKLVAGSDYQKQWIQKLSEVNAQGMFDPESFTMNQDQYLAKLTSGRVLGYFSYSWQVGDATNNLKKAGIDDKRYVSLPIVFDNNVKDQYLDPPGFVNNYGIGITVNAKDPVRIVKYFDNLLKEENQILVQWGIEDETYSVNEKGRFYFKNDDQRKAHEDPELSRKFGFDYFNYSWPRYGNNSILEDGNAYGPGNQPEVATYSYTDGDKLLLEKYGVETFSELFSTPDERPWSPAWSIALEQGSPEQIFITKAEDLQKKYLPKMIMDSPSTFENTWNEYMSQMSQLDKKTYEETITQAVKDRVAGKW; translated from the coding sequence ATGTTTAGAAAAAAAGCCTTTGTAACAAGTCTAGCAATCTTACTCGCCGTAACGCTGGCAGGTTGCAATAAAGCCGGCCCGGAATCGAGTACTCCTGACAGCAATGATAACACCCCAGTCACCTTCAAATATTTCACGTTTGGCGGGGGCAAGAAGGACATTCTCGCAAGCAGTACGACTATTGGCAAGAAGCTACAGGAACAAACAGGCGTTGACTGGAAGATGGAATATCTGGTCGGCGACGGTGCAACCAAGGCAGGCGTAATGATTGCGAGCGGAGATTACCCTGACATTATTGACTCCAGCGGGGAAATGGCCAAGTTGATGGATGCAGGATCTTTTATCCCGTTGGATGAACTGATCGAACAATACGGGCCTAACATCAAGCGAGTATACGGTCCTTATATGGACAAATTCAGACAGGAAGATGGGAAGATTTATTTTTTACCGTACACTGCAAACATCGGTTATGTGTCAGAGCCTAACTTTCAGACCGGCTTCTATATTCAGCGTGCTGTGTTGAAAGAGTTTAACTACCCCAAGATCAAGACGCTGGACGAATATTTTGACTTGATTGAGCAATATAAGCAAAAGTATCCGCAGATCGATGGAAAGGAGACCATCGGCTTCGCGACACTTGCGGGTGAATCAGGCAGCTTTTTCACCCTGCTAAATCCCGCCATGCATCTGGCTGGTTATCCTAACGATGGCAGTGTGATGGTGGATATGCAGAGCCATGAAGCCAAACTGGTAGCCGGGTCTGATTATCAGAAACAATGGATTCAAAAACTAAGCGAGGTTAACGCACAGGGAATGTTTGACCCGGAATCTTTCACAATGAACCAGGATCAGTATCTCGCCAAATTGACGTCCGGTCGGGTGCTGGGATATTTCAGTTATTCCTGGCAGGTTGGAGATGCAACGAACAACCTGAAGAAGGCCGGTATTGACGATAAGCGTTACGTGTCGCTGCCGATCGTCTTTGACAACAATGTCAAAGACCAGTATCTCGACCCACCGGGCTTTGTGAACAACTATGGTATCGGAATTACCGTAAATGCCAAAGATCCGGTGCGGATTGTTAAATATTTTGATAACCTGCTCAAGGAAGAAAACCAAATTCTGGTTCAATGGGGCATTGAGGACGAGACGTATAGTGTTAATGAAAAAGGCCGTTTTTATTTCAAAAATGATGACCAACGCAAGGCACATGAAGATCCGGAATTAAGCCGAAAATTCGGCTTTGACTATTTTAACTACAGTTGGCCTCGTTACGGCAATAACTCCATACTGGAGGATGGCAATGCCTATGGGCCAGGCAATCAACCAGAGGTGGCTACCTATAGCTACACGGATGGTGACAAGCTGTTGTTAGAGAAATATGGCGTGGAGACATTTTCGGAATTATTCAGCACACCGGATGAGCGTCCTTGGTCTCCTGCATGGTCCATTGCACTGGAGCAGGGTTCTCCTGAACAGATTTTCATCACAAAGGCGGAAGATCTGCAAAAGAAATACTTGCCCAAAATGATTATGGACTCACCTTCCACTTTCGAGAACACATGGAACGAATATATGAGTCAAATGAGTCAATTGGACAAGAAAACATATGAAGAAACGATAACACAGGCCGTGAAGGATCGTGTAGCAGGAAAATGGTGA
- a CDS encoding ABC transporter substrate-binding protein produces the protein MLKSKFKTAGLAVLLTALLAGCSQNNSSSAPTSDDENSPVTFSYYMFSSGKKDTLASETTIGKALQEQTGVDWKLEYLVGDSATKAGVMIASGDYPDVISSSGEMSKLLDAGAYIPLDDLIEEYGPNIKRVYGPYFDKMRNAEDGKIYALPYTANQGEYSGSPNIGGGAFWIQRSVLKEFNYPQITTLDEYFDLIEKYKEKHPTVDGAETIGFVSLAGVANNFFTLQNPAMHLAGYPNDGSVMVDMNTHEAKVVAGTDAQKKWIQKLNEINAKGMLDPESFTMNKDQYLAKLTSGRVLGYFNYGWQIGDASKNLLSAGIDEKRYAALPIVFDEGIKDQYIDPPGFVNNYATGITVNAKDPVRIIKYFDNLLKEENQILVQWGIKDETYSVDEKGRFYFANEDQRKAHDDLELSRKFGFTYFGSDWPRYGGESTLSDGNAYSPGNQPEVASASYTEGDKKFLEAYNIQTFSELFNKPEERPWFPAWSIALEQGSPEQIFTTKSDDLQRKYLPEMILGTPSNFDKLWDAYMAELNKLDKAGYEKNITQVVQDRVAGKW, from the coding sequence ATGTTGAAATCAAAATTTAAAACAGCAGGTTTAGCTGTACTCCTGACAGCTCTGTTAGCTGGGTGTAGCCAGAATAATTCATCCTCAGCGCCCACAAGTGATGATGAGAACAGTCCAGTCACGTTCTCATATTACATGTTCTCTTCGGGTAAGAAGGATACCCTGGCAAGTGAAACAACGATTGGTAAAGCATTGCAAGAACAGACGGGTGTGGACTGGAAGTTGGAGTATCTAGTAGGCGACAGTGCCACGAAAGCTGGTGTCATGATTGCCAGTGGAGACTATCCTGATGTCATTAGCTCCAGTGGTGAGATGTCCAAGCTACTGGATGCCGGGGCCTATATTCCGCTGGATGATCTGATTGAGGAATACGGTCCCAATATCAAAAGGGTATACGGACCATACTTCGACAAAATGAGAAATGCAGAAGATGGAAAAATCTATGCACTGCCCTACACTGCTAATCAGGGTGAGTATTCCGGTAGTCCAAATATAGGCGGAGGGGCCTTCTGGATTCAGCGCTCTGTGCTCAAGGAGTTTAACTATCCCCAGATCACTACACTGGATGAATACTTTGATCTGATCGAGAAATACAAGGAAAAGCATCCAACTGTGGATGGTGCGGAGACGATTGGATTTGTCTCACTTGCCGGTGTGGCCAATAACTTCTTCACCTTGCAAAACCCAGCGATGCATCTCGCCGGCTACCCGAACGATGGAAGTGTCATGGTGGATATGAATACCCATGAAGCAAAAGTAGTTGCCGGAACAGATGCTCAGAAAAAATGGATTCAGAAGCTGAATGAAATCAATGCTAAAGGCATGCTTGATCCTGAATCCTTTACGATGAACAAAGACCAGTATTTGGCCAAGCTGACCTCGGGTCGTGTTCTCGGGTACTTCAATTATGGCTGGCAGATTGGAGACGCGTCCAAAAACCTGCTCTCAGCAGGCATTGATGAGAAACGTTATGCAGCGCTTCCGATTGTGTTTGATGAAGGAATTAAGGATCAATATATAGATCCGCCTGGATTCGTCAACAACTACGCCACAGGCATCACGGTCAACGCCAAAGACCCTGTTCGTATCATCAAATATTTTGATAATTTGCTGAAGGAAGAGAATCAGATTCTGGTCCAATGGGGAATCAAGGACGAGACGTACAGTGTCGATGAAAAGGGAAGATTTTATTTTGCGAATGAGGATCAACGCAAAGCCCATGATGATTTGGAATTGAGCCGCAAATTCGGGTTCACTTATTTTGGCTCAGACTGGCCGCGTTATGGCGGTGAATCCACGCTTTCCGATGGTAACGCTTATAGTCCTGGCAACCAGCCGGAAGTAGCCTCTGCCTCCTACACAGAGGGGGATAAGAAGTTTCTTGAGGCTTACAACATCCAAACCTTTAGTGAATTATTCAACAAGCCGGAAGAGCGTCCATGGTTCCCGGCATGGTCCATCGCGCTCGAGCAAGGTTCACCTGAACAGATTTTCACCACCAAATCGGATGATTTGCAACGTAAATATTTGCCGGAAATGATCTTGGGAACACCATCGAATTTCGATAAGCTGTGGGATGCCTACATGGCTGAATTGAACAAATTGGACAAAGCAGGCTATGAAAAAAACATTACCCAAGTCGTTCAGGATCGTGTCGCTGGAAAGTGGTAA
- a CDS encoding ABC transporter permease, translating to MEKPNVSLNSLPPALKPKGSKTNSFFKRLVQQRTLAWMCIPFVVWAFIFKYLPLWGWTMAFQNFKPARSFSDQQWVGWHHFRILFEDNTFYRVLRNTLVMSSIKLVLGFVTAITLALLLNELKNVIFKRFVQTVSYLPHFISWVVASSIVLTVLSPDGIINLLLMKLHLIDSPVLWMGKGEYFWGILGATEVWKDVGWNTIIYLAAITAIDPAQYEAAEIDGASRFKRMLYITLPGLKPVIVILLIMNMGSILESGFEPQYLLGNGMNMDYSENLDIFVLKYGLGMGNFSLGTAAGIFKTVVSFIFLFSANYIAKKMGESRLF from the coding sequence GTGGAGAAACCTAATGTCTCCCTTAATTCGCTGCCTCCAGCCTTGAAGCCAAAGGGGAGTAAAACAAACTCGTTCTTCAAACGGCTTGTGCAGCAACGAACGCTTGCCTGGATGTGTATTCCTTTTGTCGTCTGGGCTTTTATCTTCAAGTACCTGCCGCTATGGGGATGGACGATGGCATTTCAGAACTTCAAACCGGCAAGATCCTTCTCGGATCAACAGTGGGTAGGCTGGCATCATTTTCGTATATTGTTTGAAGACAATACGTTCTACCGGGTTCTGCGAAATACGCTCGTCATGAGTTCTATTAAACTGGTATTGGGATTTGTTACAGCGATCACATTGGCTCTATTGTTGAATGAACTGAAAAATGTGATTTTTAAACGTTTTGTGCAAACGGTCAGTTATCTGCCTCACTTTATTTCGTGGGTTGTCGCTTCCAGCATCGTATTAACGGTTTTGTCACCAGACGGAATTATCAATCTGCTGCTGATGAAGCTTCACCTGATTGACAGCCCGGTGCTGTGGATGGGGAAAGGTGAATACTTCTGGGGCATTCTGGGAGCAACCGAGGTGTGGAAGGATGTTGGCTGGAACACCATTATCTATTTGGCAGCGATTACAGCCATTGATCCTGCACAATATGAGGCTGCCGAGATTGATGGAGCCAGCCGTTTCAAGCGGATGTTATATATCACACTACCTGGTTTGAAGCCGGTTATTGTTATTTTGTTAATCATGAACATGGGAAGCATCCTGGAATCCGGTTTTGAACCGCAATATCTGCTGGGCAACGGGATGAATATGGACTATTCGGAAAACTTGGATATCTTTGTACTGAAATATGGTTTGGGAATGGGGAATTTTTCCTTGGGTACCGCAGCAGGCATATTCAAAACCGTCGTCAGCTTTATCTTCCTTTTCTCCGCCAACTATATTGCGAAAAAAATGGGAGAGAGCAGATTATTCTAA